From a single Eleginops maclovinus isolate JMC-PN-2008 ecotype Puerto Natales chromosome 2, JC_Emac_rtc_rv5, whole genome shotgun sequence genomic region:
- the LOC134876456 gene encoding uncharacterized protein LOC134876456, protein MDSDNSDSSSDPDTFFEVAESDPMLEDNVRGVMPYRYEPYLDELEPQGSTESSDGEAEGAVGGAAVADGRMPMDFGRLQHVEWCSCGRCEPMPLVVESVCCREQSRVCERREEEGADTRCITEHSGFEPVCLNLHVLRTAHFHYRQEYGDVEGNEWKRYTGYRQFVRWCYEYLGRHVRVPIPSCVVWCIRRTFPSIDYRGFQDTNSP, encoded by the exons atggattctgacaactccgattcatcctcggatcctgacacatttttcgaagtggcagagtccgacccaatgctggaggacaatgtgaggggcgttatgccctatagatacgagccatacttggatgagttggagccacagggttctacggaaagttcggatggcgaggcagaaggcgctgttggtggtgctgctgtggcagacggtcggatgcctatggattttggcagactacagcacgtggaatg gtgttcttgtgggagatgtgagccaatgccactggtagtggagtcggtgtgctgccgcgaacagtcaagagtgtgcgagaggagagaggaggagggagcagacacccgctgcatcacagaacattctggctttgagccagtttgtctgaatctgcatgTTCTGCGCACCGCACATTTCCACTATCGGCAAGAATACGGGGATGTAGAGGGAAACGA gTGGAAGAGGTACACTGGATACAGACAGTTTGTGCGATGGTGCTACGAGTACCTGGGAAGACATGTCAGGGTCCCCATACCttcctgtgtggtgtggtgtatccggagaacttttccctccattgatTACAGGGGGTTCCAGGACACCAACAGCCCGTGA
- the si:ch211-236l14.1 gene encoding uncharacterized protein si:ch211-236l14.1 translates to MPERCVAAYCSNTRENGFTLHRFPKDPALCELWTQQVCRTRAGPKGTVWKPSSSSVLCSAHFEEECYDSIPALKEQLGIDVRLKKVLLPNSVPRIFHRGTSSRLAPGANGDVKSRRSHALEKRQRLEVLQECQSEYVAEEESDDFPDGDPSTDVNSTEDQHSDFSVQVCLRPPTRTVAMQFKGRGRTKGVQATTSMVTVGTQTEDDCFCFHNTDNSTSCGSDSDDNMSTDDPDYKLPSSDDSAEESPEHNTPPVPPPEAPAGSVFLVFWECLVTLLSTWCSCGLCGSRSLSWQCKEVGTQLQVTIQCGGCGNQGLWNSQPFFGRTAAGNVLLSAAILFSGATVTKVLRVLSRLGVAVMSERSFFRHQDQVLFKAVKRVWGEQQFAMLCLLQAEGEPIVCGGDGRADTPGHCAKYGTYSTMELRKTAVIDVQLVQSNEVGGSYHMEKVGLQRSLEKVQGFVDVGTLVTDRHIGINMMIREDHPDITHQFDIWHVAKSVKKKLQSLGQTRGCQDLKPWVGSIINHLYWSVVSTPPGSGQLVVDKWTSVIDHIHNRHTGFEGLFSSCAHGVLEGREQRKPWLSCHTKVSIEVEKIIRNKRLCADIQRLSPSHQTSYLEAFHSVITHFAPKMCHFSYKGMESRGILAALHFNENANREQRSRHDGEMMFNLRYPKYKKGGYIVRKVLQEPSFGYAEELMRMVEAMCRGEDYNGDDFDIPDPSPVTEPLNASFEKPDKRAAVNAHMTRFSITNNT, encoded by the exons atgcctgagcggtgtgttgcagcgtattgttcaaacaccagggagaacggttttacccttcatcggtttccgaaagaccctgctttgtgtgaactctggacgcaacaagtttgtaggacaagagctggtccgaaaggaacagtatggaagccaagctcgtcgtctgtactttgctcagcgcattttgaagaggagtgctacgactcgatccccgctctgaaggagcagcttggtATTGATGTTCGTCTGAAGAAGGTTTTGCTGCCCAATTCGGTTCCGCGTATATTTCATCGAGGGACAAGCTCGAGGTTAGCCCCGGGGGCGAACGGCGACGTCAAGAGCCGGAGGTCTcatgctctggagaaaaggcagagattggag gtacTACAGGAATGCCAGTCTGAGTATgttgctgaagaggaaagcgaTGACTTTCCTGACGGGGACCCATCTACTGAT gtgaaTTCAACAGAAGATCAGCACAGTGACTTTTCCGTTCAAGTGTGTCTGAGGCCACCAACAAGGACGGTGGCTATGCAGTTCAAAGGAAGGGGACGGactaaag gtgTGCAGGCTACTACATCAATGGTCACTGTTGGGACTCAGACTGAGGAtgactgcttttgctttcacaacACCGACAACTCAACCTCTTGTGGCTCTGACTCAGATGACAACATGTCGACAGATGATCCCGACTACAAGCTGCCGTCCTCTGATGATTCAGCTGAAGAGAGTCCTGAACACAATACTCCACCAGTGCCGCCACCTGAGGCGCCAGCAGGTAgcgtttttcttgtgttctggGAATGCCTGGTGACGCTGTTGTCAACATGGTGCAGCTGTGGACTTTGTGGGAGCAGGTCACTGTCCTGGCAGTGTAAAGAAGTAGGAACACAGTTGCAGGTCACCATCCAGTGCGGGGGATGTGGGAACCAAGGACTATGGAACAGTCAACCTTTCTTCGGCAGAACAGCAGCtgggaatgtgttgttgtccgcTGCCATTCTCTTCAGTGGGGCCACTGTCACCAAGGTGCTGCGTGTCCTATCCAGATTGGGCGTTGCTGTGATGTCGGAAAGATCGTTCTTCAGACATCAGGACCAGGTGcttttcaaagctgtgaagcGAGTTTGGGGCGAGCAGCAGTTTGCCATGCTCTGTCTGCTACAGGCAGAAGGGGAACCCATCGTGTGTGGTGGTGACGGGCGTGCCGACACCCCAGGGCATTGCGCTAAGTACGGCACCTACTCAACAATGGAGCTCCggaaaacagctgttattgaCGTACAACTTGTACag agcaATGAGGTTGGAGGGTCCTACCACATGGAGAAAGTGGGACTGCAGCGATCCCTTGAGAAAGTCCAGGGCTTTGTGGATGTCGGAACTctcgtgacagacagacacataggcATCAACATGATGATTAGAGAGGACCATCCAGACATCACGCACCAGTTTGACATATGGCATGTAGCCAAGA gtgtcaagaagaagctgcagagccttGGACAAACTAGAGGTTGCCAGGACCTCAAACCCTGGGTGGGAAGTATTATAAACCATCTGTACTGGTCCGTGGTCTCGACGCCTCCTGGCAGTGGACAACTTGTGGTGGACAAATGGACATCAGTCATCGATCACATCCACAACAGGCACACCGGGTTCGAGGGACTGTTCTCTTCTTGTGCGCACGGAGTCCTGGAAGGCAGGGAACAGCGTAAACCGTGGCTGAGTTGTC ATACGAAGGTGTCTATTGAAGTGGAGAAGATCATCCGGAACAAGAGGCTGTGTGCAGATATACAACGCCTGTCCCCGTCACACCAGACATCCTACCTCGAAGCATTCCATAGCGTGATTACCCACTTTGCGCCAAAGATGTGCCACTTTTCATACAAAGGGATGGAGAGCAG agggatcctggctgctttgcatttcaacgaGAATGCCAACAGGGAGCAGCGGAGCAGACACGATGGCGAGATGATGTTCAACCTGCGGTATCCAAAGTATAAGAAGGGCGGCTACATTGTGAGGAAAGTCTTACAGGAGCCATCTTTTG GCTatgctgaagagctgatgcgGATGGTGGAGGCCATGTGTCGAGGTGAGGACTACAACGGTGATGACTTTGACATCCCAGACCCGTCCCCTGTTACAGAGCCACTCAATGCATCATTCGAAAAGCCGGATAAGAGGGCAGCAGTCAATGCACATATGACCCGCTTtagcattacaaataacacctaa